The following coding sequences are from one Deinococcus roseus window:
- a CDS encoding 1-acyl-sn-glycerol-3-phosphate acyltransferase encodes MKELISKHLKNHTYPRWLRGLARLLWKLQGWKLLGKKPQIPKYLLVVAPHTTNQDFFYYLGVSMGYDIHPYFIAKKDIFNGLLGPFMRSIGGIPIDRSARADVVDLAAAEFRNHDEMVIAILPEGTRKKKPYWKSGFYYIALEGQVPIVMVSMNFKEKWIRLSEPYMLTGDQQRDLDVIRTFYSDARGIKPENFSDIVFQERQENP; translated from the coding sequence ATGAAAGAATTGATCTCTAAACACCTGAAAAACCACACCTATCCCCGGTGGCTGCGAGGGCTGGCCCGCTTGCTCTGGAAACTGCAAGGCTGGAAACTGCTGGGCAAAAAACCCCAGATTCCCAAATACCTGCTGGTGGTGGCCCCCCACACCACCAACCAGGATTTCTTTTACTACCTGGGGGTGAGCATGGGCTATGACATCCATCCCTATTTCATTGCCAAGAAGGACATCTTCAATGGCCTGCTGGGACCCTTCATGCGTTCCATTGGCGGCATTCCCATTGACCGCTCTGCCAGGGCAGATGTGGTGGATCTGGCGGCTGCAGAATTCAGAAACCACGATGAAATGGTGATCGCCATCCTGCCTGAGGGCACCCGCAAGAAAAAACCCTACTGGAAAAGCGGATTTTATTACATCGCCCTGGAGGGTCAGGTGCCTATTGTGATGGTGAGCATGAACTTCAAAGAGAAATGGATCAGGCTCAGTGAGCCTTACATGCTCACTGGAGACCAGCAGCGTGATCTGGATGTAATTCGCACCTTTTACAGTGATGCCAGGGGCATCAAACCCGAAAACTTCAGCGACATTGTGTTTCAGGAGCGTCAGGAGAACCCTTAA